One genomic window of Amphiura filiformis chromosome 3, Afil_fr2py, whole genome shotgun sequence includes the following:
- the LOC140147630 gene encoding cytochrome P450 2J4-like, with protein MTLSEFFLSYINTQTVLICIAIVFLSFGFKRHTNLPPGPWNLPLLGYLPVLAISLYRTGAGLPEQLLAEMAKKYGKIFKFKIGTKLIVVISECDSIKEAFKNHYINDRPESQIFEETGLDEGLNASSGKSWKYHRTLTFNTFQTFGVGRSNFEGNISKEANTLVDGVRASKEEPLNPHILIGNAVANVTCSVVLASDMITLILNFNISL; from the exons ATGACATTATCCGAGTTCTTCCTTTCATATATCAATACACAAACCGTATTGATATGCATTGCCATAGTGTTCTTATCATTCGGCTTCAAACGACACACGAATCTACCACCAGGACCATGGAATCTACCACTGTTAGGATATCTTCCAGTCCTTGCGATAAGCCTTTACCGCACTGGCGCTGGGCTACCTGAGCAATTACTGGCCGAAATGGCAAAGAAGTAcggcaaaatattcaaattcaaGATTGGTACAAAGTTGATAGTAGTGATCAGTGAATGTGATTCTATTAAAGAAGCGTTTAAGAATCACTACATCAATGATCGACCAGAAAGTCAGATTTTCGAGGAGACCGGACTTGATGAAG GCTTGAATGCTAGTTCGGGTAAATCATGGAAATACCACCGTACTCTCACCTTCaacactttccaaacttttgggGTAGGGAGAAGCAACTTTGAAGGCAACATCAGTAAAGAAGCCAACACTTTGGTTGATGGAGTTCGGGCTAGCAAGGAAGAGCCTCTTAACCCGCATATTCTGATTGGAAATGCTGTGGCCAATGTCACTTGCTCCGTAGTTTTGGCAAGCGATATGATCACGCTGATCCTGAATTTCAACATCTCATTATGA